From a region of the Helianthus annuus cultivar XRQ/B chromosome 5, HanXRQr2.0-SUNRISE, whole genome shotgun sequence genome:
- the LOC110943017 gene encoding glutathione S-transferase T3-like, whose amino-acid sequence MMMKKSSPNHHRKSSRAKKNKGKGKKVEPETAPKPRAKGRPWTKVEEEALAMAYVKASTCPIVGNNQSGSSFWKKTTDRFNAIMEHGPARDVESVSGKWRKMIKVVNAFNQIYNQIYLSPPSGSNDEDILNLAIAKWDSQNPTPFPHFRAWNVVRKEQKWRPVPNEVATAKRTKTSESGSYSAGGSTARCQIDINDDPEDDEDVLPVHESERPPGRDKAKKEAAGKRKVAGSSGGGGSSGGRAEKASSKMDDLINEFRSFKEFAAEKYTHKKTVSYDYARAEDFRIMRLDLDSVPEDEREVYRRMKEEAWSSDLDSIMVNVQ is encoded by the exons atgatgatgaagaagtcgtCCCCGAATCACCACCGCAAGAGCTCACGCGCAAAAAAAAACAAGGGGAAGGGAAAGAAGGTTGAACCCGAAACCGCGCCAAAACCGAGAGCAAAGGGGAGACCTTGGACGAAAGTAGAAGAGGAGGCGCTAGCTATGGCGTATGTTAAGGCCTCTACTTGCCCGATAGtcg gaaacaaccaatcgGGTAGTAGTTTTTGGAAGAAGACAACGGATAGATTTAACGCGATTATGGAGCATGGTCCGGCTCGTGATGTCGAATCCGTCTCAGGCAAGTGGCGAAAAATGATCAAGGTCGTCAACGCTTTTAACCAAATTTATAACCAAATTTATCTTTCTCCTCCTAGCGGGAGTAACGACGAGGACATTCTTAACCTTGCTATCGCCAAGTGGGACTCTCAAAATCCAACGCCTTTCCCGCACTTCCGAGCATGGAACGTTGTAAGGAAAGAACAAAAATGGAGGCCGGTTCCAAATGAGGTCGCAACGGCCAAACGCACTAAAACTTCCGAGTCCGGAAGTTATAGTGCGGGAGGCTCCACCGCTCGTTGTCAAATCGACATAAACGACGACCCGGAAGATGACGAGGATGTGTTGCCCGTTCACGAGTCGGAACGTCCCCCCGGGAGGGACAAAGCAAAAAAAGAAGCGGCCGGAAAGCGAAAAGTGGCCGGCTCGAGTGGAGGTGGCGGCTCGAGTGGAGGTAGGGCCGAGAAGGCATCGTCAAAAATGGACGACTTGATAAACGAATTCCGTTCGTTCAAAGAGTTCGCGGCCGAAAAGTATACTCACAAGAAAACCGTGTCGTACGACTATGCTCGAGCGGAAGATTTTAGGATAATGAGGTTGGATCTCGACTCGGTTCCGGAGGATGAACGCGAGGTTTATCGGAGGATGAAGGAAGAG